The following proteins are encoded in a genomic region of Thiomonas sp. X19:
- a CDS encoding TRAP transporter large permease codes for MTAAIIFGLLLALMLTGMPISIALGLTVLTFLFTMTEVPIQAVAMKLFTGIESFEIMAIPFFILAGNFLTHGGVARRMITFATSMVGHWPGGLGLAAVVACALFAAVSGSSPATVVAIGSILIPAMLKAGYPPRFGAGVVTTSGALGILIPPSIVMVLYAVSTNSSVGALFMAGVVPGLVLAFLLGLTTWWRAWRGGFPRNPRATWAARARALRESLWGLLLIVLVLGGIYTGLFTPTEAAAVSAVYAFIIAVFVYKDMRLRDVPRVLLASANMSAMLLYIITNAILFSFLMTSEHIPQTMAQWLLDAGVGPIAFLLLVNVLLLVAGNVMEPSSITLIMAPILFPVAMKLGIDPIHFGIIMVVNMEVGMCHPPVGLNLYVASGIAKMGITELTIAVWPWLLTMLGFLGLVTYWPALSLALPRALSMMR; via the coding sequence ATGACCGCCGCCATCATTTTCGGGCTGCTTCTCGCCCTCATGCTCACCGGCATGCCCATCTCCATCGCGCTGGGCCTGACGGTCCTGACCTTCCTGTTCACCATGACGGAGGTGCCGATCCAGGCGGTGGCGATGAAGCTGTTCACCGGAATCGAGAGCTTCGAGATCATGGCGATTCCGTTCTTCATCCTGGCCGGCAATTTCCTCACCCACGGCGGCGTGGCGCGGCGCATGATCACTTTCGCCACCAGCATGGTCGGGCACTGGCCGGGCGGCCTTGGGCTGGCTGCGGTGGTGGCCTGCGCGCTGTTCGCCGCGGTGTCGGGGTCGAGCCCCGCCACGGTGGTGGCCATCGGCTCCATCCTCATCCCGGCCATGCTCAAGGCCGGCTACCCGCCGCGCTTCGGCGCCGGGGTGGTGACGACCTCGGGCGCGCTGGGCATCCTGATTCCACCATCGATCGTCATGGTGCTGTACGCCGTCTCCACCAACTCCTCGGTGGGCGCGCTGTTCATGGCCGGCGTGGTGCCGGGCCTGGTGCTGGCCTTCTTGCTCGGCCTCACCACCTGGTGGCGGGCGTGGCGTGGCGGCTTTCCGCGCAACCCCCGCGCCACTTGGGCCGCGCGAGCCCGGGCCTTGCGCGAAAGCCTGTGGGGCTTGCTGCTCATCGTGCTGGTGCTGGGCGGCATCTACACCGGGTTGTTCACGCCGACCGAGGCGGCGGCGGTGAGCGCGGTGTATGCCTTCATCATCGCCGTGTTCGTCTACAAGGACATGCGCCTGCGCGACGTGCCGCGGGTGCTGCTGGCCTCGGCGAATATGAGCGCGATGCTGCTCTACATCATCACCAACGCCATTCTGTTCTCGTTCCTGATGACTTCGGAGCACATTCCGCAGACCATGGCGCAATGGCTGCTGGATGCCGGCGTCGGCCCCATCGCCTTCCTGCTGCTGGTGAACGTGCTGCTGCTGGTGGCGGGCAATGTGATGGAGCCTTCGTCCATCACCCTGATCATGGCGCCCATCCTGTTTCCGGTGGCGATGAAGCTGGGCATCGACCCCATTCACTTCGGCATCATCATGGTGGTGAACATGGAGGTGGGCATGTGCCACCCGCCCGTGGGGTTGAACCTGTACGTGGCCAGCGGCATCGCCAAGATGGGCATCACCGAACTGACCATCGCGGTCTGGCCGTGGTTGCTCACCATGCTGGGCTTCCTGGGCCTGGTGACCTACTGGCCGGCCTTGTCGCTGGCACTGCCGCGCGCGCTGAGCATGATGCGTTGA
- a CDS encoding cytochrome c1 protein, with product MKSSTLGVAPYVSSAPGSVWRQAWRSIAFAVLALLGIGLLSTPAQAVPAFARQTGQACIACHVGGFGPQLTPFGRAFKLSGYTMSDGKAHIPLSAMLVSSFTHTTENQTPFYNGMHGNDNFVALQQASIFLAGRLTDHIGMMGQATYSQTAEPSNLAWDNTDIRYAHNYTLGSTSGIFGVSVNNNPTVSDVWNTVPAWQYGFMTSPISGGVPFAPLMASLGGTVLGTTAYTLIDNHWYLEGGAYHGLSNKWGNLLHTGSWGVTGYAPYLRANYSTTVGQSTYEGGIIGMSMKPPSLTGSSGTDSVNDIGIDGTYQFINGDTHSVTVNGLYMQERTSYDQSLGAYPSDTAKTLNMNVAYWIHNTYGATIQYFNVNGTAALGSNVQSNGVVWELDWNPYGQSWANPEKNLRLGLQYTTYNKLNGSSVGASANNSLYMYLWFAI from the coding sequence TGGCCCTGCTGGGCATCGGGCTGCTGAGCACGCCCGCACAGGCTGTGCCGGCCTTTGCCCGCCAGACCGGCCAGGCTTGCATTGCCTGCCACGTCGGTGGCTTCGGCCCACAACTGACGCCCTTTGGCCGTGCCTTCAAGCTCAGTGGCTACACGATGAGCGACGGCAAGGCTCACATCCCCTTGTCGGCGATGCTCGTGTCCTCGTTCACGCACACGACCGAGAATCAGACGCCCTTCTACAACGGCATGCATGGCAACGACAACTTCGTCGCCTTGCAACAAGCCTCCATTTTTCTCGCCGGGCGGCTGACCGACCACATCGGGATGATGGGGCAGGCCACCTATTCGCAGACGGCTGAGCCTTCCAACCTGGCGTGGGACAACACGGACATCCGCTACGCCCACAACTACACCTTGGGCAGCACCTCGGGGATCTTCGGCGTGTCCGTGAACAACAACCCGACCGTCTCGGACGTCTGGAACACGGTGCCCGCATGGCAGTACGGCTTCATGACCAGCCCGATCAGCGGCGGGGTTCCGTTCGCGCCGCTGATGGCGAGTTTGGGCGGTACCGTCCTGGGAACGACGGCCTATACGCTCATCGATAATCACTGGTATCTCGAGGGCGGCGCTTACCACGGACTGTCGAACAAATGGGGAAACTTGCTGCATACCGGGTCCTGGGGAGTCACGGGGTACGCGCCGTACCTGCGGGCGAATTACTCGACCACCGTGGGCCAAAGCACCTATGAGGGCGGGATCATCGGCATGAGCATGAAGCCGCCATCTTTGACCGGAAGCTCCGGCACGGATAGTGTGAACGATATCGGCATCGATGGGACTTACCAGTTCATCAACGGCGATACCCACAGCGTCACGGTCAACGGCTTGTACATGCAGGAGAGGACCAGTTACGACCAGTCCCTCGGCGCCTATCCGAGCGACACCGCGAAAACGCTGAACATGAATGTCGCTTATTGGATTCATAACACCTATGGCGCGACCATTCAATATTTCAACGTGAATGGCACGGCAGCCCTCGGATCAAACGTCCAAAGCAACGGCGTGGTCTGGGAGCTCGATTGGAACCCCTACGGACAAAGCTGGGCCAACCCGGAAAAGAATCTTCGATTGGGGCTTCAATACACCACCTACAACAAACTCAACGGGAGCAGCGTAGGCGCCAGCGCCAATAACAGTCTGTACATGTATCTGTGGTTTGCCATCTGA